A stretch of Mauremys reevesii isolate NIE-2019 linkage group 25, ASM1616193v1, whole genome shotgun sequence DNA encodes these proteins:
- the MBD6 gene encoding methyl-CpG-binding domain protein 6, whose amino-acid sequence MNGGDEPAGGDPGGCPVAVPVGWQRKVEEGAVRYISPSGTNLTSLEQTRAYLLTDGTCKCGLECPLNVHKVFNFNPVAVVVPRGGAGAGARGDQDMTKLCNHRRKTVAMATLYRSMESAAPLGLPHLGPGAGLSQTYHSGIASRQQPAPFGRAPGPEGEGPGKPQPMERAPADPCLACPGDRPTSTRPSQASSFPRHHGALFGDVFPGRTPCVSSSNGAYPGRPACPLQSFGLEPLDAAPRPFPLSSPFPSPDEMVPPAAPSPLGKPPVPATPPPEGAPAWSSRACPLPAGASLGRLAASATLSSVSSPGGSAELSPQCSRPSSTSSEPGGPPLGPRPCKDEAAPSNALANQSSNNPPVPLGAVPEGKGPPGFLGLPLSQLLQQPGAASFPASSLLSAAAKAQLASQRRADAEPPSSTLPGRLLGSNVLLSGVGGRALPKPRRQRRAPTVLRLLKDSQQGPAGPEEAPAHRARPREQPPPGGAPPPGEAKGSPLTPRPQPAAVVPAEPAGRPAPRPAPAAPGRQPPRPPALLPGLQQPAPQPLQPAGLRLLRPGLREPPPAESARPQQRRATVSAATTKAASGSGPCSGAGEGSLGGQRGLPPPAPEPFPFLGQEQVLPFGGALPPGLLQGGFLGSLPFSLALSQPQLLGCPGQGEAPLPALGLPGEPEGQVLQTLLMASLLQSQPQSPLLPLGGLGLPGLDLLQQPGSLLPALLPLPDPPCQGDLPDGPLQPLLFPALPASPAVLALNSALLAAGLAAPDAQPGVAGSPMAPTSTGTTPTTTEAPEPPGAFGSAPVPPSSSGRLHPLLPPLVSPLLSAALLGDLSALGPLGATGGPLLQSQPQLLPPALPAPLGFQLFQGQPPVLSPLGSSSPLACLLQLSPGFGAPEKPAPSEGPSPNPPSVPEPEPPAPFAPFCTDAAPPALPSALDSPAVPRATDCPATGPLEPAGPGQQGALGFATPVGQLERGSRTPLKRARPSGEGLNGNIPPRAAPRRTKSARRGARRGRGAWGSRRHFNGQAGEPGEKAAPSGHSPHPAWRCNGEIPVPGPASPLAPSKAEERKGNPGRLRPSRRGRRRKVSAPRPSTRLETPRARGPTAEPGSVPTEDGASGRRPRPGRPAKNRRRKLVT is encoded by the exons ATGAATGGTGGTGATGAGCCCGCTGGCGGAGATCCAGGTGGGTGCCCGGTGGCCGTGCCCGTGGGCTGGCAGCGGAAGGTGGAGGAAGGCGCCGTGCGCTATATCAG TCCTAGTGGCACGAATCTCACCTCGCTGGAGCAGACCCGCGCCTACCTCCTGACAGACGGCACCTGCAAGTGTGGCCTGGAGTGTCCGCTCAACGTGCACAAG GTTTTCAACTTCAACCCGGTGGCCGTGGTGGTGCcgcgggggggggccggggccggggcccggGGTGACCAGGACATGACCAAGCTGTGCAACCACCGCCGGAAAACCGTCGCCATGGCCACCCTGTACCGCAGCATGGAGAGCGCCGCGCCCCTGGGCCTGCCGCACCTGGGCCCAG GGGCCGGGCTGAGCCAGACGTACCACTCGGGCATCGCCAGCCGCCAGCAGCCAGCGCCTTTCGGCAGAGCGCCCGGCCCAGAGGGCGAGGGTCCCGGCAAGCCCCAGCCCATGGAGAGGGCCCCAGCGGATCCCTGCCTAGCCTGCCCCGGAGACCGTCCCACCAGCACCCGGCCCAGCCAGGCGTCGTCCTTCCCACGTCACCACGGCGCCCTCTTCGGGGACGTCTTCCCGGGCAGGACGCCCTGCGTCAGCTCCTCCAACGGCGCCTACCCCGGGCGCCCGGCCTGCCCCCTGCAGAGCTttggcctggagcccctggacgcggccccccggcccttccccctcagctcccccttcccctcaccgGACGAGATGgtgccacctgctgcccccagcccactgggGAAGCCTCCGGTCCCCGCCACGCCGCCCCCCGAGGGGGCCCCCGCCTGGAGCAGCCGCGCCTGCCCGCTGCCCGCAGGCGCCTCCCTCGGCAGGCTGGCAGCCTCCGCCACGCTCTCCTCTGTCTCGTCGCCAGGGGGCAGCGCCGAGCTGTCCCCCCAGTGCTCCcgcccctcctccacctcctccgaGCCTGGGGGGCCCCCGCTGGGCCCCCGGCCCTGCAAGGACGAGGCGGCCCCCAGCAATGCCTTAGCCAACCAAAGCAGCAATAACCCACCAGTGCCCTTAGGCGCCGTGCCCGAGGGCAAGGGGCCGCCCGGCTTCCTGgggctgcccctgagccagctgctccagcagccgggCGCCGCCTCCTTCCCCGCCAGCAGCCTGCTGAGCGCGGCTGCCAAGGCCCAGCTGGCCAGCCAGCGGCGCGCCGACGCCGAGCCCCCCTCTAGCACTTTACCCGGGCGCCTGCTGGGCTCCAACGTGCTGCTCTCCGGGGTGGGCGGGCGGGCGCTGCCCAAGCCCCGGCGCCAGCGCCGCGCCCCCACCGTGCTGCGCCTGCTGAAGGACTCGCAGCAGGGCCCGGCCGGGCCGGAGGAGGCCCCTGCCCACCGGGCCCGGCCCAGAGAGCAGCCCCCCCCGGGGGGCGCCCCACCCCCCGGAGAGGCCAAGGGCAGCCCCCTGACCCCTCGCCCCCAGCCAGCCGCTGTCGTCCCTGCTGAGCCTGCTGGGCGCCCAGCCCCCCGGcctgcccccgctgcccctgGGCGACAGCCCCCCCGGCCTCCTGCCCTCCTTCCAGGACTTCAacagccagctcctcagcctctTCAGCCAGCTGGCCTCCGCCTCCTCCGACCCGGCCTCAGGGAGCCCCCCCCAGCCGAAAGCGcccgcccccagcagcgcc GTGCCACCGTCTCGGCAGCCACCACCAAAGCAGCCTCGGGCTCCGGCCCCTGCAGCGGCGCCGgggagggcagcctggggggccAGCGGGGCCTGCCGCCCCCGGCCCCCGAGCCCTTCcccttcctgggccaggagcaggTGCTGCCCTTCGGAGgcgccctgccccctggcctccTCCAGGGCGGCTTCCTCGGCTCCTTGCCCTTCTCCCTGGCCCTGAGCCAGCCGCAGCTGCTGGGCTgcccggggcagggggaggcgcCACTGCCCGCCCTGGGCCTGCCGGGCGAGCCCGAGGGGCAGGTGCTGCAGACCCTGCTCATGGCCTcgctgctgcagagccagcctcagtcgcccctgctgcccctggggggCCTCGGCCTGCCCGGCCTGGACCTGCTCCAGCAGCCCGGCAGCCTCCTCCcggccctgctgcccctgcccgacCCGCCCTGCCAGGGGGACCTCCCGGAcgggcccctgcagcccctgctcttccCCGCGCTGCCCGCCTCGCCCGCCGTCTTAGCTTTAAACTCGGCTCTGCTGGCTGCCGGCCTGGCAGCCCCCGACGCCCAG cctggcgtCGCCGGCTCCCCCATGGCACCTACCTCGACCGGCACGACGCCCACGACTACTGAGGCCCCCGAGCCCCCTGGCGCCTTCGGCAGCGCCCCggtgccccccagctcctccgggaGGCTCCACCCGCTGCTGCCCCCGCTGGTCAGCCCGCTGCTGAGTGCTGCGCTGCTGG gtgacCTGTCGGCGctgggccccctgggggccaccgggggccccctgctccagagccagccgcagctgctgcctcctgccctgccaGCGCCCCTGGGCTTCCAGCTCTTCCAGGGGCAGCCCCCCGTCCTGAGCCCGCTgggcagctccagccccctggcctGCCTGCTGCAG CTCAGCCCTGGGTTCGGCGCCCCCGAGAAGCCGGCACCGAGCGAAGGCCCCTCCCCGAACCCGCCCAGCGTCCCGGAGCCTGAGCCGCCGGCCCCCTTCGCCCCCTTCTGCACGGAcgctgccccccctgccctgccaagtGCCTTAGACtcccctgcagtgcccagggcCACGGACTGCCCGGCCACAGGCCCCCTGGagccggccgggccgggccagcagGGAGCGCTGGGCTTTGCCACCCCCGTGGGCCAGCTGGAGAGAGGCTCCAGGACCCCCCTGAAACGGGCCCGGCCCAGCGGGGAGGGGCTGAATGGCAACatccccccccgggcggcccccCGCAGAACCAAGAGCGCCCGCCGTGGGGCCAGGCGGGGCCGCGGGGCCTGGGGGAGCCGGCGGCACTTCAACGGGCAGGCGGGTGAGCCAGGCGAGAAGGCAGCACCCTCGGGGCACTCGCCCCACCCGGCCTGGAGGTGCAACGGTGAGATCCCGGTGCCAGGCCCGGCCAGCCCGCTGGCCCCCAGCAAAGCAGAGGAGAGAAAG GGGAACCCTGGGAGGCTGCGCCCGTCACGCCGGGGCCGGAGGAGGAAGGTCAG CGCCCCCCGGCCTAGCACCCGCCTGGAGACACCACGAGCGAGGGGCCCAACCGCCGAGCCAGGCTCCGTCCCCACC GAGGACGGCGCCTCCGGGCGGCGCCCCCGGCCTGGCCGCCCCGCCAAGAACCGCCGCAGGAAGCTGGTGACGTAG
- the DCTN2 gene encoding dynactin subunit 2 isoform X3 translates to MAEPKYAELPGIARNEPDVYETSDLPEDDQAEFDAEELTSTSVEHVIVNPNAAYDKFKDKRVGTKGLDFSDRISKAKRTGYESGEFEILGEGIGVKETPRQKYQRLLHEVHELSTEVEKIQSTAKESAAEEKLSPVALAKQVVALKQQLVSTHLEKLLGPDAAINLTDPDGALAKRLLIQLEAAKSARGTPGAGKSPSKAPVPAGNMVTYELHSRPEQDKFSQAAKLAELEKRLSELEATVCCEQDSQNPLAVGLQGASLMETVEILQAKVSTLDVAVLDQVEARLQSVLGKVNEIAKHKVAVEDADTQSKVHQLYEAVQRWSPMATTLPALVQRLATTKQLHEQAMQFGQLLTHLDTTQQMIASALKDDATLLTQVQKTMKENLVAVEENFASMDARVKQLSQ, encoded by the exons GAGGAGCTGACGAGCACCAGCGTGGAGCACGTCATCGTCAATCCCAACGCCGCCTACGACAAGTTTAAGGACAAGAGAGTGGGCACCAAAGGGCTCG ACTTCTCGGATCGCATCAGCAAAGCCAAGCGGACGGGCTACGAGTCGGGGGAGTTTGAGATT CTAGGGGAAGGCATTGGTGTGAAAGAGACGCCCCGGCAGAAGTACCAGCGGCTGCTCCATGAGGTTCACGAGCTGAGCACAGAGGTGGAGAAGATACAG AGCACCGCGAAGGAGTCGGCGGCGGAGGAGAAGCTGAGCCCCGTGGCGCTCGCCAAGCAGGTGGTGGCGCTGAAGCAGCAGCTGGTCTCCACGCACTTGGAGAAACTCCTGGGGCCGGACGCAGCCATCAACCTGACGGACCCCGACGGAGCCCTCGCCAA GCGCCTGCTCATTCAGCTGGAAGCGGCTAAGAGCGCCAGGGGCACCCCCGGGGCAGGGAAGAGCCCGTCGAAGGCCCCTGTGCCCGCGGGGAACATGGTGACCTACGAGCTGCACTCGAGACCTGAACAAGACAAATTCTCTCAGGCTGCAAAG CTGGCGGAGCTGGAGAAGCGGCTGAGCGAGCTGGAAGCCACGGTGTGTTGCGAGCAGGACAGCCAG aaTCCCCTGGCggttgggctgcagggagccagcctCATG GAAACGGTGGAGATCCTGCAGGCCAAAGTCAGCACCCTGGACGTGGCTGTGCTGGACCAGGTGGAGGCGAGGCTGCAG AGCGTCCTGGGGAAGGTGAATGAAATCGCCAAGCACAAGGTGGCCGTGGAGGACGCAGACACCCAGAGCAAG GTGCATCAGCTCTATGAGGCCGTGCAGCGCTGGAGCCCCATGGCCACCACCCTGCCCGCGCTGGTGCAGAGACTGGCCACCACCAAGCAGCTGCATGAGCAag CCATGCAGTTTGGGCAGCTCCTCACCCACCTGGACACCACCCAGCAGATGATCGCCAGCGCCCTGAAGGACGACGCCACGCTGCTGACACAG GTCCAGAAGACCATGAAGGAGAACCTGGTGGCCGTGGAGGAGAACTTCGCCAGCATGGACGCGCGGGTGAAGCAGCTGTCCCAGTGA
- the DCTN2 gene encoding dynactin subunit 2 isoform X2: MAEPKYAELPGIARNEPDVYETSDLPEDDQAEFDAELEELTSTSVEHVIVNPNAAYDKFKDKRVGTKGLDFSDRISKAKRTGYESGEFEILGEGIGVKETPRQKYQRLLHEVHELSTEVEKIQSTAKESAAEEKLSPVALAKQVVALKQQLVSTHLEKLLGPDAAINLTDPDGALAKRLLIQLEAAKSARGTPGAGKSPSKAPVPAGNMVTYELHSRPEQDKFSQAAKLAELEKRLSELEATVCCEQDSQNPLAVGLQGASLMETVEILQAKVSTLDVAVLDQVEARLQSVLGKVNEIAKHKVAVEDADTQSKVHQLYEAVQRWSPMATTLPALVQRLATTKQLHEQAMQFGQLLTHLDTTQQMIASALKDDATLLTQVQKTMKENLVAVEENFASMDARVKQLSQ; encoded by the exons GAGCTG GAGGAGCTGACGAGCACCAGCGTGGAGCACGTCATCGTCAATCCCAACGCCGCCTACGACAAGTTTAAGGACAAGAGAGTGGGCACCAAAGGGCTCG ACTTCTCGGATCGCATCAGCAAAGCCAAGCGGACGGGCTACGAGTCGGGGGAGTTTGAGATT CTAGGGGAAGGCATTGGTGTGAAAGAGACGCCCCGGCAGAAGTACCAGCGGCTGCTCCATGAGGTTCACGAGCTGAGCACAGAGGTGGAGAAGATACAG AGCACCGCGAAGGAGTCGGCGGCGGAGGAGAAGCTGAGCCCCGTGGCGCTCGCCAAGCAGGTGGTGGCGCTGAAGCAGCAGCTGGTCTCCACGCACTTGGAGAAACTCCTGGGGCCGGACGCAGCCATCAACCTGACGGACCCCGACGGAGCCCTCGCCAA GCGCCTGCTCATTCAGCTGGAAGCGGCTAAGAGCGCCAGGGGCACCCCCGGGGCAGGGAAGAGCCCGTCGAAGGCCCCTGTGCCCGCGGGGAACATGGTGACCTACGAGCTGCACTCGAGACCTGAACAAGACAAATTCTCTCAGGCTGCAAAG CTGGCGGAGCTGGAGAAGCGGCTGAGCGAGCTGGAAGCCACGGTGTGTTGCGAGCAGGACAGCCAG aaTCCCCTGGCggttgggctgcagggagccagcctCATG GAAACGGTGGAGATCCTGCAGGCCAAAGTCAGCACCCTGGACGTGGCTGTGCTGGACCAGGTGGAGGCGAGGCTGCAG AGCGTCCTGGGGAAGGTGAATGAAATCGCCAAGCACAAGGTGGCCGTGGAGGACGCAGACACCCAGAGCAAG GTGCATCAGCTCTATGAGGCCGTGCAGCGCTGGAGCCCCATGGCCACCACCCTGCCCGCGCTGGTGCAGAGACTGGCCACCACCAAGCAGCTGCATGAGCAag CCATGCAGTTTGGGCAGCTCCTCACCCACCTGGACACCACCCAGCAGATGATCGCCAGCGCCCTGAAGGACGACGCCACGCTGCTGACACAG GTCCAGAAGACCATGAAGGAGAACCTGGTGGCCGTGGAGGAGAACTTCGCCAGCATGGACGCGCGGGTGAAGCAGCTGTCCCAGTGA
- the DCTN2 gene encoding dynactin subunit 2 isoform X1, which produces MAEPKYAELPGIARNEPDVYETSDLPEDDQAEFDAFAQELEELTSTSVEHVIVNPNAAYDKFKDKRVGTKGLDFSDRISKAKRTGYESGEFEILGEGIGVKETPRQKYQRLLHEVHELSTEVEKIQSTAKESAAEEKLSPVALAKQVVALKQQLVSTHLEKLLGPDAAINLTDPDGALAKRLLIQLEAAKSARGTPGAGKSPSKAPVPAGNMVTYELHSRPEQDKFSQAAKLAELEKRLSELEATVCCEQDSQNPLAVGLQGASLMETVEILQAKVSTLDVAVLDQVEARLQSVLGKVNEIAKHKVAVEDADTQSKVHQLYEAVQRWSPMATTLPALVQRLATTKQLHEQAMQFGQLLTHLDTTQQMIASALKDDATLLTQVQKTMKENLVAVEENFASMDARVKQLSQ; this is translated from the exons TTTGCACAA GAGCTG GAGGAGCTGACGAGCACCAGCGTGGAGCACGTCATCGTCAATCCCAACGCCGCCTACGACAAGTTTAAGGACAAGAGAGTGGGCACCAAAGGGCTCG ACTTCTCGGATCGCATCAGCAAAGCCAAGCGGACGGGCTACGAGTCGGGGGAGTTTGAGATT CTAGGGGAAGGCATTGGTGTGAAAGAGACGCCCCGGCAGAAGTACCAGCGGCTGCTCCATGAGGTTCACGAGCTGAGCACAGAGGTGGAGAAGATACAG AGCACCGCGAAGGAGTCGGCGGCGGAGGAGAAGCTGAGCCCCGTGGCGCTCGCCAAGCAGGTGGTGGCGCTGAAGCAGCAGCTGGTCTCCACGCACTTGGAGAAACTCCTGGGGCCGGACGCAGCCATCAACCTGACGGACCCCGACGGAGCCCTCGCCAA GCGCCTGCTCATTCAGCTGGAAGCGGCTAAGAGCGCCAGGGGCACCCCCGGGGCAGGGAAGAGCCCGTCGAAGGCCCCTGTGCCCGCGGGGAACATGGTGACCTACGAGCTGCACTCGAGACCTGAACAAGACAAATTCTCTCAGGCTGCAAAG CTGGCGGAGCTGGAGAAGCGGCTGAGCGAGCTGGAAGCCACGGTGTGTTGCGAGCAGGACAGCCAG aaTCCCCTGGCggttgggctgcagggagccagcctCATG GAAACGGTGGAGATCCTGCAGGCCAAAGTCAGCACCCTGGACGTGGCTGTGCTGGACCAGGTGGAGGCGAGGCTGCAG AGCGTCCTGGGGAAGGTGAATGAAATCGCCAAGCACAAGGTGGCCGTGGAGGACGCAGACACCCAGAGCAAG GTGCATCAGCTCTATGAGGCCGTGCAGCGCTGGAGCCCCATGGCCACCACCCTGCCCGCGCTGGTGCAGAGACTGGCCACCACCAAGCAGCTGCATGAGCAag CCATGCAGTTTGGGCAGCTCCTCACCCACCTGGACACCACCCAGCAGATGATCGCCAGCGCCCTGAAGGACGACGCCACGCTGCTGACACAG GTCCAGAAGACCATGAAGGAGAACCTGGTGGCCGTGGAGGAGAACTTCGCCAGCATGGACGCGCGGGTGAAGCAGCTGTCCCAGTGA